A window of Macrotis lagotis isolate mMagLag1 chromosome X, bilby.v1.9.chrom.fasta, whole genome shotgun sequence contains these coding sequences:
- the SNRNP48 gene encoding U11/U12 small nuclear ribonucleoprotein 48 kDa protein → MALTPSAGPPPLEERQHLRQELGHFVEACYKTLEEVTASLGWSLDQLDPGEGDGEEQEQNETVVCPYDSNHHMPKSSLVRHMASCRLRKLDYTKEEEDEMYDSAFFYENAKIPVVHLDKNLQLQILKQARASSGRDSDVYSQRIYTSVPIEVPQNHKRFICDLTQADRHAIFDYVLEETKKQRSRSHITENDSDLFVDLAAKVNQDDSQKGPKSHLEILAEMRDYKRRRQSYRAKNVHITKKSYTEVIRDVISVHMAELSSHWQEEVEQVEDDTENASNPAKSSARKEERRSASVDSRQSGESHKDADHSRHRRDRSRSPRKRKRSKEKERDRDSRRKRDRDEERHHGHKRRK, encoded by the exons ATGGCGCTGACGCCGAGCGCTGGGCCCCCGCCGCTGGAAGAACGGCAGCACCTGCGGCAGGAGCTGGGCCACTTCGTGGAGGCCTGCTACAAGACGCTGGAGGAGGTGACGGCTTCTCTAGGCTGGAGTCTCGACCAGCTGGATCCCGGGGAAGGAGACGGCGAGGAGCAGGAGCAG AATGAAACTGTGGTATGCCCATATGATTCTAATCATCATATGCCAAAATCATCTTTGGTGAGGCACATGGCATCTTGTAGGCTCAGGAAACTGGATTATACAAAAGAGGAAGAG gATGAAATGTATGATTCTGCTTTTTTCTATGAAAATGCAAAGATACCTGTGGTTCACCTGG ATAAGAATTTACAGTTGCAGATACTTAAACAAGCTAGGGCTTCAAGTGGAAGAGATAGTGATGTTTATAGTCAAA GAATTTATACTTCAGTGCCTATTGAAGTACCCCAGAATCACAAGCGTTTCATCTGTGACCTGACCCAAGCTGATCGTCATGCCATCTTTGATTATGTCCttgaagagacaaagaaacagaggtcCAGGTCTCATATCACTGAAAATGACAGTGACCTTTTTGTAGACCTGGCTGCTAAAGTCAATCAAG ATGATAGTCAAAAGGGTCCAAAATCTCATCTTGAAATTCTGGCGGAAATGAGAGATTATAAAAGACGACGTCAGTCCTATAGAGCAAAGAATGTTCATATAACAAAAAAGTCTTATACTGAA GTGATTAGAGATGTGATCAGTGTGCACATGGCAGAGCTCAGCAGCCATTGGCAGGAGGAAGTGGAACAAGTAGAGGATGATACTGAAAATGCTTCTAACCCAGCAAAATCTTCAGCAAG aaaagaagaaagacgATCAGCTTCAGTAGATTCACGACAGTCTGGGGAAAGCCATAAAGATGCTGACCACTCAAGACATAGAAGAGATAGAAGTCGGAGCCCACGTAAACGAAAAAGAagtaaggagaaagagagagatagggactcaagaagaaagagagatag GGATGAAGAAAGACATCATGgtcataaaagaagaaaatag